One Eurosta solidaginis isolate ZX-2024a chromosome 1, ASM4086904v1, whole genome shotgun sequence genomic window, AATCTTTGCTAGAGAATTACGAGCTGGAAATCACTTTCAAAGTCAAAGTAAATATGCTTTATTTCATAACCTCAAAATTAATCCCCATTTCTGGTTTTACAGAAGCTTTTACACCAGCAATTAACAAACGGGATAAGAAAAATAAAGAGaactatatttatttaatgactttcattttaGATTTCACATTTCAACATGAAAGAAGTTCCCTATTCCTTTTTCAATGCTTGAATAACGCGACTATAAGAAGAAATATTGCTAcaccacatatacaacaaccagtCCTGAGCTTTAGCTGGCAAAAGTCTGCAAACAGAATAGTTTAATAAGTACGAAAATTCATAATTACTTTTATATTCTCTCAATGCATTTTACCTACCCTACTAGACGATAGGTGAGCATCATTAAACCTGGAATCGTAATCTCCACTTCACGGCGTAACATACCTTGTACTACTCTCTTGGCAACCTCTTCACCTTTTAAAGCTGGATACACATCTGCGAATCCACTATCAGCAGCCAATTGCTTAACAGTACCATGCGTATCTAGGAAGTAAGGAAACACCGTAGTGCAATCGATGTACTTCATATTTTCAATCATCAATTCGGCACGTAAGCTGCGCATTAGGGTGCGTACACCAGTTTTGCAACTGCAATAGGGTTCGCTAAAAGGCAGTATGACTAGGCCTTGAAGTATTAAgtaagaaaaataaagaattaataAATGAATATgctatttaattgaaaaatgtgTACCTGACACAGAGCTGATTGCAACAATATGCCCTCTTTTTGCTTCCTTCATATTTTTCATGAACACGCGATTTGTctagaaatttttttattcaaaccgATTTTGTTAGATTAGCATGTCATCATGTACGTATATCATAAAGCGTTCTTCACTTACCAAGAAATGTGACATAAAATTCACATTCACCATTAGTTGTAAATCTTCTACACGTGGATTAAACGGATCTGAGTGTAAAAGTATGCCCGCATTGTTGACTAAAATTGTGGCTGCGCCTATatctttcgttaatttttcattgaGCTCCTCAATATCCTTGTTCTTAGTGACATCTACCTAAAAAGATAtaagacatttttgtttttttgtaaaaacgtaGATCTACTGAATATTAGCCGCCACCGTTATGTTTAGGAGAGTTTCGAAACGAGTTTTTATATCgttaaatatttgcaaaaaatttaacCAACGCGACAGTCAGACGGACAATACGACAGTTGCTTAGAtattaccttgtaaatctcttgagAGACTTTTACCCCGGGAGTAGGATTCGGACCTGAGTTCCTTATATGATAGATCTGCTTAAAAACAGGTTCGGCCAAAGACGCATCTTTGTTGTTGTACACTTTTATCCCGATTGTCTTGTGCTGTATTCTTTCGTACAGACATACTTTGTGTATTTGTTTATATGCAATGGAAGATATCAAATGGTGATGGCTACGTTTTTGTGAACAGTTCTTTGCATTGTGCTATTTTTAGTAGCACTAAATGAGTTGTAGGCTCATCTTTTCTccaaactccaaaaaaaaaaatgagaaacaGTCAAGCTAAGCCACAGTATCGCACTATAGGTTAATGACTATCGACTACCTGCGAACTGACGCAAATCGGATGAACAGCGGGACAGTTGACAGGCACACTTGTACCAACAGCACTTAAATCTGAGCTATATCTACCTTGCAGGACTATCGCATTAAG contains:
- the LOC137238060 gene encoding estradiol 17-beta-dehydrogenase 11 isoform X2, which encodes MPSEMYIKVRALLYNILIVLLCPLIVTVFALKYLYETFIKKNELKNIAGEVAVVDVTKNKDIEELNEKLTKDIGAATILVNNAGILLHSDPFNPRVEDLQLMVNVNFMSHFLTNRVFMKNMKEAKRGHIVAISSVSGLVILPFSEPYCSCKTGVRTLMRSLRAELMIENMKYIDCTTVFPYFLDTHGTVKQLAADSGFADVYPALKGEEVAKRVVQGMLRREVEITIPGLMMLTYRLVGLLPAKAQDWLLYMWCSNISSYSRVIQALKKE
- the LOC137238060 gene encoding estradiol 17-beta-dehydrogenase 11 isoform X1; the encoded protein is MPSEMYIKVRALLYNILIVLLCPLIVTVFALKYLYETFIKKNELKNIAGEVAVVTGAAGGLGKCIAVELAAKGCHVAICDINYALAESTAKEIASKYGVTAKAYQVDVTKNKDIEELNEKLTKDIGAATILVNNAGILLHSDPFNPRVEDLQLMVNVNFMSHFLTNRVFMKNMKEAKRGHIVAISSVSGLVILPFSEPYCSCKTGVRTLMRSLRAELMIENMKYIDCTTVFPYFLDTHGTVKQLAADSGFADVYPALKGEEVAKRVVQGMLRREVEITIPGLMMLTYRLVGLLPAKAQDWLLYMWCSNISSYSRVIQALKKE